The Cyclobacteriaceae bacterium genome includes a region encoding these proteins:
- the prmA gene encoding 50S ribosomal protein L11 methyltransferase — translation MMYIRLQVICNPDFAEILMAEVAEAGFDTFMENEKGFDAYTEEKNADLTILEHVKEKYAHVQPLLFYQDKVHKENWNEEWEKNVDPVFVEDQCLIRAEFHKIEKKYPYEIIITPKMSFGTGHHQTTHLMIKSQLHLDHSGKLVMDAGCGTAILSVMASKRGAKNIEAFDIDEWSIENGKENARLNHCSNINIRQGTIGDFSWPTKFDIILANINKNVLLAEMKLYSENLQKGGQLLLSGFYTHDVKDLVSEANKYGFEKLKTDERETWASILLTKTS, via the coding sequence ATCATGTACATCCGTCTTCAGGTAATTTGCAATCCAGACTTCGCTGAAATTCTCATGGCAGAAGTTGCTGAGGCAGGCTTTGATACTTTCATGGAAAATGAAAAAGGGTTTGATGCGTATACCGAAGAGAAGAATGCAGACTTAACAATCCTTGAACACGTAAAGGAAAAGTATGCGCATGTTCAGCCATTGCTTTTCTATCAGGACAAAGTGCACAAGGAAAACTGGAATGAGGAATGGGAAAAAAATGTTGATCCTGTCTTTGTCGAAGATCAATGCCTTATTCGTGCTGAGTTCCATAAAATTGAAAAGAAGTATCCTTACGAAATTATCATTACACCAAAAATGTCTTTTGGAACAGGGCACCATCAGACTACTCACTTAATGATCAAGAGTCAGCTGCATCTGGATCACAGTGGTAAACTTGTAATGGACGCAGGATGTGGAACAGCAATTCTATCCGTTATGGCATCAAAACGGGGAGCAAAAAACATTGAAGCTTTTGATATTGATGAGTGGAGCATTGAGAACGGAAAAGAAAACGCCAGACTTAACCACTGCTCTAACATTAACATACGACAAGGCACCATCGGTGATTTTTCATGGCCAACAAAATTTGACATCATTCTCGCCAACATCAACAAGAATGTTCTGCTTGCTGAAATGAAATTATATTCTGAGAATCTTCAGAAGGGAGGACAACTTCTCCTCAGCGGATTTTATACACATGATGTGAAGGATCTCGTTTCAGAGGCTAATAAGTATGGCTTCGAAAAGCTAAAAACAGACGAAAGAGAAACCTGGGCGTCCATTTTATTGACAAAAACATCCTGA